The Brachyspira hyodysenteriae ATCC 27164 genome includes a window with the following:
- a CDS encoding CinA family protein, with translation MNYDKAKEVVELLIQRGLKVTSAESCTGGLFAAHITSVSGSSECFEGSFVTYSNKIKHRMINVSNETLEKYGAVSEECVLEMAENSRKIMGSDISIAISGIAGPSGGSVEKPVGLVWICLAAHGYIKAYKNIFSGDRQEVREQSVMFSLNLIESFIKKC, from the coding sequence ATGAATTATGATAAAGCAAAAGAAGTTGTTGAATTATTAATACAAAGAGGATTGAAAGTAACATCAGCAGAATCATGTACAGGCGGATTATTTGCAGCACATATAACATCAGTATCAGGTTCATCTGAATGTTTTGAAGGCTCTTTTGTAACATATTCAAATAAAATAAAGCATAGAATGATAAATGTAAGTAATGAAACATTAGAAAAATATGGTGCAGTTAGTGAAGAATGTGTTTTGGAGATGGCAGAAAATAGCAGAAAAATAATGGGAAGTGATATATCAATAGCAATAAGCGGAATAGCAGGACCTTCTGGAGGAAGTGTTGAAAAGCCTGTAGGATTAGTATGGATATGTTTGGCTGCTCATGGATATATTAAGGCTTATAAAAATATATTTTCTGGAGATAGGCAAGAGGTAAGAGAGCAAAGTGTAATGTTTTCTTTGAATTTAATTGAAAGTTTCATAAAAAAATGTTAG